Proteins from a genomic interval of Aquabacterium sp. J223:
- the ppa gene encoding inorganic diphosphatase — protein MSLHNVTPGAKAPDEFNVIIEIPMNADPIKYEVDKETGAIFVDRFMTTAMHYPCNYGYVPQTLADDGDPVDVLVITPYPLTPGVVVTCRPLGVLQMEDEAGGDAKLLAVPTTKILPIYDHWQKPEDINPMRLKAIQHFFEHYKDLEKGKWVKVKGWEGPEAARAEITSGLAAWKKDQDKA, from the coding sequence ATGAGCCTGCACAACGTGACCCCCGGCGCGAAGGCGCCCGACGAGTTCAACGTGATCATCGAGATCCCGATGAACGCCGACCCGATCAAGTACGAGGTCGACAAGGAGACGGGCGCCATCTTCGTGGACCGCTTCATGACCACGGCGATGCACTACCCGTGCAACTACGGCTACGTGCCGCAGACGCTGGCCGACGACGGCGACCCGGTGGACGTGCTGGTGATCACGCCCTATCCGCTCACGCCCGGGGTGGTGGTGACCTGCCGGCCCCTGGGCGTGCTGCAGATGGAGGACGAGGCCGGCGGCGATGCCAAGCTGCTGGCGGTGCCCACGACCAAGATCCTGCCCATCTACGACCACTGGCAGAAGCCGGAGGACATCAACCCGATGCGGCTGAAGGCGATCCAGCACTTCTTCGAGCACTACAAGGACCTGGAGAAGGGCAAGTGGGTCAAGGTCAAGGGCTGGGAAGGCCCGGAGGCCGCCCGTGCCGAAATCACCAGCGGCCTGGCCGCCTGGAAGAAGGACCAGGACAAGGCCTGA
- a CDS encoding M16 family metallopeptidase, whose translation MGGLPGLVAAQPHATPTPSATVQPVQTVEGISEYRLPNGLQVLLVPDDSKPTTTVNVTYRVGSRMENYGETGMAHLLEHLLFKGTPTTPNVWAEFTKRGFRANGTTWLDRTNYFASFAANEDNLQWYLSWLADAMVNSFIARKDLDSEMTVVRNEMEMGENSPSRILYEKTMATMYQWHNYGKSTIGARADVENVDIPRLQAFYRLYYQPDNATLIVSGRFDTAKTLQWVRKFFGAIAKPKRELPSLYTLEPPQDGERAVTLRRVGGSPLLMAGYHIPPAAHPDYAATELLAIVLGDSPSGRLHARLVERNVAASVFGDTLGLHDPGAMLLGAQLAPGQDFERARGELVAVVEGMAQQPITADELQRAQAKWLKAWDLQFSNPEQVGVALSDSIAQGDWRLFFLVRDRVKAAKLADVQRVAAERLIPTNRTLGAYLPTEKPQRPPVPTRVDVAAELKTFKPQAGQATVAAFDASPANIDKLTQRFTLPSGLQGALLPKPTRGGVVKATLTLRFGDEKSLVGTTQVASFVAAMLDKGTTQLGRQQIQDRLDALRTEVAIGGGPGSVTVGISSRREQLPEAIALVGQLLKEPSFPPAVLEELQRQTASSVQQRRDDPQAILDNALARHGNPYPRGDVRHARTFDEILADVKAVDVEQLRAFHKRFYGASNAQFSAVGDFDANAVKQALDSAIGQWRSPSAFVRVPRPLTPLPPTRLVFQTPDKQNAVFAMRSRLPVNDTDADYASLTLGNFILGRGGDSRLWKRIREKEGLSYDVRTDIGWNSFEPNSPFEGSAIYAPQNRDKVEQAVREEIARVLKDGVTPQEVEAAKRALLSFRRLSRAQDETLASTLASNLYLNRTFAYSQQVDEALAALTVDKVNAALRKHLKPDQFASGVAGDFKDK comes from the coding sequence ATGGGCGGCCTGCCAGGGCTGGTGGCCGCGCAGCCGCATGCCACGCCGACCCCCTCGGCGACGGTGCAGCCCGTGCAGACGGTGGAGGGGATCAGCGAGTACCGCCTGCCCAACGGCCTGCAGGTGCTGCTGGTGCCCGACGACTCCAAGCCGACGACGACGGTCAACGTCACCTACCGCGTCGGCTCGCGAATGGAGAACTACGGCGAGACCGGCATGGCGCACCTGCTGGAGCACCTGCTGTTCAAGGGCACGCCGACCACGCCCAACGTCTGGGCCGAGTTCACCAAGCGCGGCTTCCGCGCCAACGGCACGACCTGGCTGGACCGCACCAACTACTTCGCCAGCTTCGCCGCCAACGAGGACAACCTGCAGTGGTACCTGTCATGGCTGGCCGACGCCATGGTCAACAGCTTCATCGCGCGCAAGGACCTCGACAGCGAGATGACGGTGGTGCGCAACGAGATGGAGATGGGCGAGAACAGCCCCAGCCGCATCCTCTACGAGAAGACCATGGCCACGATGTACCAGTGGCACAACTACGGCAAGTCGACGATCGGTGCCCGCGCCGACGTGGAGAACGTCGACATCCCGCGGCTGCAGGCCTTCTACCGGCTGTACTACCAGCCGGACAACGCGACGCTGATCGTCTCCGGCCGCTTCGACACCGCCAAGACGCTGCAGTGGGTGCGCAAGTTCTTCGGCGCCATTGCCAAGCCCAAGCGCGAGCTGCCGTCGCTCTACACCCTGGAGCCGCCGCAGGACGGCGAGCGGGCGGTCACGCTGCGGCGGGTCGGCGGCTCGCCGCTGCTCATGGCCGGCTACCACATCCCGCCGGCGGCGCATCCCGACTACGCCGCCACCGAGCTGCTGGCCATCGTCCTCGGCGACTCGCCGTCGGGCCGGCTGCATGCGCGGCTGGTGGAGCGCAACGTCGCCGCCTCGGTGTTCGGCGACACGCTCGGCCTGCACGACCCGGGCGCCATGCTGCTCGGCGCGCAGCTGGCGCCGGGGCAGGACTTCGAACGCGCCCGCGGCGAACTGGTCGCGGTGGTGGAGGGCATGGCCCAGCAGCCCATCACGGCCGACGAGCTGCAGCGCGCGCAGGCGAAGTGGCTCAAGGCCTGGGACCTGCAGTTCAGCAACCCCGAGCAGGTGGGCGTCGCGCTGTCGGATTCCATCGCGCAGGGCGACTGGCGGCTCTTCTTCCTGGTGCGCGACCGGGTCAAGGCGGCGAAGCTGGCCGACGTGCAGCGGGTGGCCGCCGAGCGCCTGATCCCGACGAACCGCACGCTCGGCGCCTACCTGCCCACCGAGAAGCCGCAGCGCCCGCCGGTTCCGACCCGCGTCGACGTGGCGGCGGAGCTGAAGACCTTCAAGCCGCAGGCGGGCCAGGCCACGGTGGCGGCCTTCGATGCCAGCCCGGCCAACATCGACAAGCTCACCCAGCGCTTCACGCTGCCCAGCGGGCTGCAGGGTGCGCTGCTGCCCAAGCCCACCCGCGGGGGCGTGGTCAAGGCCACGCTGACGCTGCGTTTCGGCGACGAGAAGAGCCTGGTCGGCACCACGCAGGTGGCGTCGTTCGTCGCCGCCATGCTGGACAAGGGCACCACGCAGCTCGGCCGGCAGCAGATCCAGGACCGGCTCGATGCGCTGCGCACGGAGGTGGCCATCGGCGGCGGGCCTGGCAGCGTGACGGTGGGCATCAGCTCGCGGCGCGAGCAGCTGCCCGAGGCCATCGCCCTGGTCGGGCAGTTGCTCAAGGAGCCCAGCTTCCCGCCCGCGGTGCTGGAAGAACTGCAGCGGCAGACCGCTTCCAGCGTGCAGCAGCGGCGCGACGACCCGCAGGCCATCCTTGACAACGCGCTGGCGCGCCACGGCAACCCGTACCCGCGCGGCGACGTCCGCCATGCCCGCACCTTCGACGAGATCCTGGCCGACGTGAAGGCGGTCGACGTGGAGCAGCTGCGCGCCTTCCACAAGCGTTTCTACGGCGCCTCGAACGCCCAGTTCTCGGCGGTGGGCGACTTCGACGCCAACGCGGTGAAGCAGGCGCTGGACAGCGCCATCGGCCAGTGGCGCAGCCCGTCGGCCTTCGTCCGCGTGCCGCGGCCGCTGACGCCGCTGCCGCCGACGCGGCTGGTGTTCCAGACGCCCGACAAGCAGAACGCCGTGTTCGCGATGCGCTCGCGCCTGCCGGTCAACGACACCGACGCGGACTACGCGTCCCTGACGCTGGGCAACTTCATCCTCGGCCGCGGCGGCGACTCGCGGCTGTGGAAGCGCATTCGAGAGAAGGAAGGCCTGTCGTACGACGTTCGCACCGACATCGGCTGGAACAGCTTCGAGCCCAACTCGCCCTTCGAGGGCAGCGCCATCTACGCGCCGCAGAACCGCGACAAGGTGGAACAGGCGGTGCGCGAGGAGATCGCCCGGGTGCTGAAGGACGGTGTCACCCCGCAGGAGGTGGAGGCCGCCAAGCGTGCGCTGCTCAGTTTCCGCCGGCTGTCGCGGGCGCAGGACGAGACGCTGGCCAGCACGCTGGCGAGCAACCTCTACCTGAACCGCACCTTCGCCTATTCCCAGCAGGTGGACGAGGCGCTGGCCGCGCTGACCGTCGACAAGGTCAACGCGGCCTTGCGCAAGCACCTCAAGCCCGACCAGTTCGCCAGCGGCGTGGCCGGCGACTTCAAGGACAAGTGA